Proteins encoded together in one Musa acuminata AAA Group cultivar baxijiao chromosome BXJ3-6, Cavendish_Baxijiao_AAA, whole genome shotgun sequence window:
- the LOC135640063 gene encoding phosphoinositide phosphatase SAC8-like isoform X2, translated as MEDEGVVPGGNGGGGGGGGRRRPLGALCCRELRLLEFPDRYVVRSADPDAPDHAFSVGRSDGLIEPLFEDSSSLTPKVSTIYGVVGIIKLPAGTYVLLITSREEVGSCLGFSIFHVMSMRFLSCNGSLKHSKSQEKRDEAYFMSLLRTLESTPGLYYSYERDLTLNLQRTCKLTEERMHKPLWKQADPRFVWNHNLMEDLIENKLDAFTIPVIQGSFQSVQFALKDSPARITLISRRCNRRLGTRMWRRGANLEGSTANFIETEQILEFEGYRSSFIQIRGSIPLLWEQIVDLSYKPRLNIINHDETPKVVERHFRDLIQRYGETVAVDLTDKEGDEGRLSDAFAAEMEKLPYVRYVRFDFHNACGKGIFDNLQLLYDQIKENVENQGYLLINTDGEILIQQNGIVRVNCIDCLDRTNVTQSYVARKLLNLLLQQVGTFSSNECISMYTDIYEKFKNLWAEHGDEISLEYAGTHALKGDLVRYGRQTVSGIIKDGISALTRYYLNNFQDGIRQDALDLISGRYTVSRSGPPFRLNRFESSSYLPVASALIVGGLTMTTTLTLNQGGNSTHVVSSVLLAGLSAGVVPLVKANWKQFCSRPRLCGLL; from the exons ATGGAGGACGAAGGAGTGGTGCCTGGTGGCaatggtggaggaggaggtggaggaggaagaaggcggcCATTGGGAGCCCTGTGCTGCCGGGAGCTCCGCCTCCTGGAGTTCCCCGACAGGTACGTGGTCCGGTCCGCGGACCCTGACGCTCCCGATCACGCCTTCTCCGTCGGCCGCTCCGATGGCCTCATCGAGCCACTATTCG AAGATTCTAGTTCTTTGACCCCTAAAGTCTCAACGATTTATGGAGTGGTTGGGATTATAAAGTTGCCTGCAG GAACTTATGTGCTACTTATTACTTCTCGAGAGGAAGTTGGTTCTTGTCTTGGTTTCTCTATATTCCATGTGATGTCAATGAGATTTTTGTCCTGCAATGGGTCTCTAAAGCATTCAAAATCGCAGGAA AAAAGAGATGAAGCTTACTTCATGTCTCTTCTGAGAACCCTAGAATCAACCCCTGGTTTATATTATTCATATGAAAGGGATTTAACACTGAA CTTACAGAGGACATGCAAGTTGACTGAAGAAAGGATGCACAAGCCTCTATGGAAACAG GCCGACCCACGCTTTGTGTGGAATCATAATTTGATGGAGGATCTTATTGAGAATAAG CTTGATGCCTTTACCATTCCTGTGATACAAGGAA GCTTTCAGTCTGTACAGTTCGCCTTAAAAGATTCACCTGCCAGAATTACATTGATCTCAAGAAGGTGCAATCGTCGTCTAG GAACTAGGATGTGGAGAAGAGGAGCAAATCTGGAAGGTTCCACTGCTAATTTTATTGAGACTGAACAAATTCTGGAGTTTGAAGGTTACAGATCATCATTTATACAG ATTCGGGGTTCTATTCCACTTCTTTGGGAGCAAATTGTGGACTTAAGCTACAAACCACGGCTCAATATTATTAACCATGATGAAACG CCAAAGGTTGTTGAGCGCCATTTTCGAGATCTTATACAGAGGTATGGGGAGACGGTTGCTGTTGACTTAACTGATAAA GAAGGTGATGAAGGCCGGCTGAGTGATGCATTTGCTGCTGAGATGGAAAAACTTCCATATGTTAG ATACGTGCGTTTTGATTTCCACAATGCATGTGGCAAAGGGATTTTTGATAACTTGCAACTACTTTATGATCAAATCAAAGAAAATGTGGAAAACCAAGG ATATCTTTTGATCAACACTGATGGAGAAATACTAATACAGCAGAATGGAATTGTCAGGGTTAATTGCATTGATTGCCTGGATCGGACAAATGTTACCCAG AGTTATGTGGCTAGGAAATTATTGAATTTACTACTGCAGCAAGTGGGAACATTTTCATCAAATGAATGTATATCCATGTATACTGACATCTATGAGAAGTTCAAGAACT TGTGGGCGGAACATGGAGATGAGATAAGCTTGGAATATGCTGGTACTCATGCTCTGAAAGGGGACCTAGTACG ATATGGGAGACAGACTGTATCTGGAATAATAAAGGATGGAATAAGTGCTCTCACACGATATTATTTAAATAACTTTCAAGATGGCATTCGACAA GATGCGTTGGATCTTATTAGTGGTCGCTACACTGTCAGCAGAAGTGGTCCTCCTTTCCGGCTGAATCGGTTTGAATCATCATCA TATCTCCCGGTGGCCTCAGCTCTCATCGTGGGAGGTCTCACAATGACAACAACACTTACATTAAATCAAG GCGGAAATAGCACACATGTTGTTTCTTCTGTACTCTTGGCTGGCTTGTCTGCAGGAGTGGTGCCTCTTGTTAAAGCTAATTGGAAGCAGTTCTGCTCCAGGCCACGCTTGTGTGGCCTCTTGTAA
- the LOC135641338 gene encoding endoglucanase 13-like: protein MAPKTLLLLSLILVLLLGQSCATKDYGLALTKSLLFFEAQRSGKLPPGQRVTWRGDSAPNDGKDNGVDLSGGYFDAGDNVKFGFPLAYSLTAIAWGVVEFNSRLEAKKEIGNALAALRWGTDYLIHAHPQPDVLYVEVGDGSSDHDCWQRPEDMSTPRTSYKIDDSKPGSDVAAESAAALAAASIAFKGSDPKYSGTLLTHAKQLLEFARNHRGLYQNSVPQAGQFYSSSGDDDEIVWAAAWLHRATGEQTYLDILSSGNNGGVRSMFSWDDKYVGAQLLVTKLLLEGKVPNSGPWAAYKNNVDMFVCSVVQKGNNNVQKSPGGILWFLPWANLQYVTSSMLVVSTYADYLSAAKATLSCPQGSVSPQDLISFATSQVDYILGANPKAMSYMVGFGSNFPVQVHHRGASIVSIKADPKSIGCKEGFDWFNRNSPNPNVLDGALVGGPDANDAYTDSRSNYQQAEPAIATNAALIGVLARLA from the exons ATGGCCCCGAAGACGCTGCTTCTTCTTTCTCTGATTCTCGTCCTCCTCCTGGGGCAGTCTTGCGCCACGAAAGACTATGGACTGGCTCTCACCAAGTCCTTGCTCTTCTTCGAAGCCCAGAGGTCGGGGAAGCTGCCGCCCGGCCAGCGAGTGACCTGGCGCGGCGACTCTGCTCCCAATGACGGCAAGGATAACGGT GTTGATCTCTCCGGAGGATACTTCGACGCCGGGGACAACGTGAAGTTTGGGTTCCCGTTGGCCTACTCGTTGACCGCTATCGCATGGGGGGTGGTGGAGTTCAACTCCAGGCTTGAGGCGAAGAAAGAGATCGGTAACGCTCTGGCAGCCCTCCGGTGGGGTACCGACTACCTGATCCATGCTCACCCCCAGCCGGACGTCCTCTACGTCGAGGTCGGCGACGGCAGCTCCGACCACGACTGCTGGCAGAGGCCGGAGGACATGTCCACCCCTCGTACGTCCTACAAGATCGACGACTCCAAGCCCGGATCCGACGTGGCCGCAGAGTCTGCCGCCGCCTTGGCCGCGGCCTCTATTGCCTTCAAGGGTTCCGACCCCAAATACTCCGGCACACTTCTCACCCACGCAAAACAG CTACTCGAATTCGCCAGAAACCATCGTGGTCTCTATCAGAACAGCGTCCCACAAGCCGGACAGTTCTACTCCAGCAGCGGAGACGAT GACGAGATAGTCTGGGCCGCTGCATGGCTCCACCGCGCAACCGGCGAGCAGACCTACCTGGACATCCTCTCCTCGGGAAACAACGGCGGTGTCCGCAGTATGTTCTCCTGGGACGACAAGTACGTCGGCGCCCAGCTCCTGGTCACCAAG CTGCTCCTGGAAGGCAAAGTTCCCAACTCCGGTCCCTGGGCGGCGTACAAGAACAACGTCGACATGTTCGTCTGCTCCGTAGTGCAGAAGGGTAACAACAACGTGCAGAAGAGCCCCGGCGGAATCTTGTGGTTCCTGCCATGGGCCAACCTCCAGTACGTCACCTCCTCCATGCTGGTTGTCTCCACCTACGCCGACTACCTGTCCGCCGCAAAAGCCACCCTGAGTTGCCCCCAAGGCAGCGTCAGCCCCCAAGACCTCATCTCCTTCGCCACCTCGCAGGTGGATTACATTTTGGGTGCCAACCCAAAGGCCATGAGCTACATGGTGGGTTTCGGGTCCAACTTCCCTGTTCAGGTGCACCACAGGGGTGCCTCCATCGTGTCGATCAAGGCGGACCCGAAGTCAATTGGGTGCAAGGAAGGGTTCGATTGGTTCAACAGGAACTCGCCCAACCCTAATGTGCTGGACGGCGCCCTCGTCGGCGGCCCCGACGCCAACGACGCCTACACCGACTCCCGATCCAATTACCAGCAAGCGGAGCCCGCCATCGCCACCAATGCGGCTCTGATCGGCGTATTGGCGAGGCTTGCATAA
- the LOC135640063 gene encoding phosphoinositide phosphatase SAC8-like isoform X1, producing the protein MEDEGVVPGGNGGGGGGGGRRRPLGALCCRELRLLEFPDRYVVRSADPDAPDHAFSVGRSDGLIEPLFEDSSSLTPKVSTIYGVVGIIKLPAGTYVLLITSREEVGSCLGFSIFHVMSMRFLSCNGSLKHSKSQEKRDEAYFMSLLRTLESTPGLYYSYERDLTLNLQRTCKLTEERMHKPLWKQADPRFVWNHNLMEDLIENKLDAFTIPVIQGNILNGLSFQSVQFALKDSPARITLISRRCNRRLGTRMWRRGANLEGSTANFIETEQILEFEGYRSSFIQIRGSIPLLWEQIVDLSYKPRLNIINHDETPKVVERHFRDLIQRYGETVAVDLTDKEGDEGRLSDAFAAEMEKLPYVRYVRFDFHNACGKGIFDNLQLLYDQIKENVENQGYLLINTDGEILIQQNGIVRVNCIDCLDRTNVTQSYVARKLLNLLLQQVGTFSSNECISMYTDIYEKFKNLWAEHGDEISLEYAGTHALKGDLVRYGRQTVSGIIKDGISALTRYYLNNFQDGIRQDALDLISGRYTVSRSGPPFRLNRFESSSYLPVASALIVGGLTMTTTLTLNQGGNSTHVVSSVLLAGLSAGVVPLVKANWKQFCSRPRLCGLL; encoded by the exons ATGGAGGACGAAGGAGTGGTGCCTGGTGGCaatggtggaggaggaggtggaggaggaagaaggcggcCATTGGGAGCCCTGTGCTGCCGGGAGCTCCGCCTCCTGGAGTTCCCCGACAGGTACGTGGTCCGGTCCGCGGACCCTGACGCTCCCGATCACGCCTTCTCCGTCGGCCGCTCCGATGGCCTCATCGAGCCACTATTCG AAGATTCTAGTTCTTTGACCCCTAAAGTCTCAACGATTTATGGAGTGGTTGGGATTATAAAGTTGCCTGCAG GAACTTATGTGCTACTTATTACTTCTCGAGAGGAAGTTGGTTCTTGTCTTGGTTTCTCTATATTCCATGTGATGTCAATGAGATTTTTGTCCTGCAATGGGTCTCTAAAGCATTCAAAATCGCAGGAA AAAAGAGATGAAGCTTACTTCATGTCTCTTCTGAGAACCCTAGAATCAACCCCTGGTTTATATTATTCATATGAAAGGGATTTAACACTGAA CTTACAGAGGACATGCAAGTTGACTGAAGAAAGGATGCACAAGCCTCTATGGAAACAG GCCGACCCACGCTTTGTGTGGAATCATAATTTGATGGAGGATCTTATTGAGAATAAG CTTGATGCCTTTACCATTCCTGTGATACAAGGAAATATCCTAAA TGGATTAAGCTTTCAGTCTGTACAGTTCGCCTTAAAAGATTCACCTGCCAGAATTACATTGATCTCAAGAAGGTGCAATCGTCGTCTAG GAACTAGGATGTGGAGAAGAGGAGCAAATCTGGAAGGTTCCACTGCTAATTTTATTGAGACTGAACAAATTCTGGAGTTTGAAGGTTACAGATCATCATTTATACAG ATTCGGGGTTCTATTCCACTTCTTTGGGAGCAAATTGTGGACTTAAGCTACAAACCACGGCTCAATATTATTAACCATGATGAAACG CCAAAGGTTGTTGAGCGCCATTTTCGAGATCTTATACAGAGGTATGGGGAGACGGTTGCTGTTGACTTAACTGATAAA GAAGGTGATGAAGGCCGGCTGAGTGATGCATTTGCTGCTGAGATGGAAAAACTTCCATATGTTAG ATACGTGCGTTTTGATTTCCACAATGCATGTGGCAAAGGGATTTTTGATAACTTGCAACTACTTTATGATCAAATCAAAGAAAATGTGGAAAACCAAGG ATATCTTTTGATCAACACTGATGGAGAAATACTAATACAGCAGAATGGAATTGTCAGGGTTAATTGCATTGATTGCCTGGATCGGACAAATGTTACCCAG AGTTATGTGGCTAGGAAATTATTGAATTTACTACTGCAGCAAGTGGGAACATTTTCATCAAATGAATGTATATCCATGTATACTGACATCTATGAGAAGTTCAAGAACT TGTGGGCGGAACATGGAGATGAGATAAGCTTGGAATATGCTGGTACTCATGCTCTGAAAGGGGACCTAGTACG ATATGGGAGACAGACTGTATCTGGAATAATAAAGGATGGAATAAGTGCTCTCACACGATATTATTTAAATAACTTTCAAGATGGCATTCGACAA GATGCGTTGGATCTTATTAGTGGTCGCTACACTGTCAGCAGAAGTGGTCCTCCTTTCCGGCTGAATCGGTTTGAATCATCATCA TATCTCCCGGTGGCCTCAGCTCTCATCGTGGGAGGTCTCACAATGACAACAACACTTACATTAAATCAAG GCGGAAATAGCACACATGTTGTTTCTTCTGTACTCTTGGCTGGCTTGTCTGCAGGAGTGGTGCCTCTTGTTAAAGCTAATTGGAAGCAGTTCTGCTCCAGGCCACGCTTGTGTGGCCTCTTGTAA